In the Mus pahari chromosome 19, PAHARI_EIJ_v1.1, whole genome shotgun sequence genome, one interval contains:
- the Prpf31 gene encoding U4/U6 small nuclear ribonucleoprotein Prp31: MSLADELLADLEEAAEEEEGGSYGEEEEEPAIEDVQEETQLDLSGDSVKSIAKLWDSKMFAEIMVKIEEYISKQANASEVMGPVEAAPEYRVIVDANNLTVEIENELNIIHKFIRDKYSKRFPELESLVPNALDYIRTVKELGNSLDKCKNNENLQQILTNATIMVVSVTASTTQGQQLSDEELERLEEACDMALELNASKHRIYEYVESRMSFIAPNLSIIIGASTAAKIMGVAGGLTNLSKMPACNIMLLGAQRKTLSGFSSTSVLPHTGYIYHSDIVQSLPPDLRRKAARLVAAKCTLAARVDSFHESTEGKVGYELKDEIERKFDKWQEPPPVKQVKPLPAPLDGQRKKRGGRRYRKMKERLGLTEIRKQANRMSFGEIEEDAYQEDLGFSLGHLGKSGSGRVRQTQVNEATKARISKTLQRTLQKQSVVYGGKSTIRDRSSGTASSVAFTPLQGLEIVNPQAAEKKVAEANQKYFSSMAEFLKVKGEKSGTMST; the protein is encoded by the exons ATGTCTCTGGCTGATGAGCTCTTGGCTGACCTCGAGGAggcagcagaagaggaggaaggaggaagctatggagaagaggaggaggagccagccaTTGAGGATGTCCAGGAGGAGACACAGCTGGATCTTTCTGGAGATTCAGTCAAGAGCATTGCCAAGCTATGGGATAGCAAGATG TTTGCTGAGATCATGGTGAAGATTGAGGAGTACATCAGCAAGCAAGCCAATGCTTCAGAAg TGATGGGACCAGTGGAGGCAGCCCCTGAGTACCGAgtcattgtggatgccaacaaccTGACTGTGGAGATAGAAAATGAGCTGA ACATTATCCACAAGTTCATCCGGGATAAATACTCGAAGAGATTCCCTGAGCTAGAATCCTTGGTGCCCAACGCTCTGGATTACATCCGCACAGTCAAG GAGCTGGGCAACAGCTTGGATAAGTGCAAGAACAACGAGAACCTCCAGCAGATCCTGACCAATGCTACTATCATGGTTGTTAGTGTCACTGCCTCTACCACCCAGGG GCAGCAGCTGTCGGATGAGGAGCTAGAGCGGCTTGAGGAGGCCTGTGACATGGCACTGGAGCTGAATGCCTCCAAACACCGCATCTATGAGTACGTGGAGTCCCGGATGTCCTTCATTGCACCCAACTTGTCCATCATCATCGGAGCATCCACAGCTGCCAAGATCATGG GTGTGGCTGGAGGGCTCACCAACCTCTCTAAGATGCCTGCCTGCAACATTATGCTGCTGGGAGCCCAGCGCAAGACCCTGTCTGGCTTCTCTTCTACCTCAGTGCTGCCTCATACTGGTTATATCTACCACAGTGACATTGTGCAGTCTCTGCCCCCA GATCTCCGGCGGAAGGCAGCCCGCCTAGTGGCTGCCAAGTGTACACTGGCAGCTCGTGTGGACAGCTTCCATGAGAGCACAGAAGGGAAG GTGGGCTACGAACTAAAGGATGAGATTGAGCGCAAATTTGATAAATGGCAGGAGCCACCACCCGTGAAGCAGGTGAAGCCCCTGCCTGCACCCCTTGATGGGCAGCGGAAGAAGCGAGGGGGCCGAAG GTACCGCAAGATGAAGGAACGGCTAGGACTAACGGAGATCCGGAAGCAGGCCAACCGCATGAGCTTTGGAGAG ATTGAGGAGGATGCCTATCAGGAAGACCTGGGCTTTAGCCTGGGCCACTTGGGCAAGTCAGGCAGTGGGCGTGTACGGCAGACCCAGGTGAATGAGGCCACCAAGGCCAGGATCTCCAAGACACTGCAG CGGACCTTACAGAAACAGAGCGTGGTGTATGGTGGGAAGTCAACAATTCGTGACCGCTCCTCAGGGACTGCCTCCAGTGTGGCCTTCACTCCACTCCAG GGTCTAGAGATTGTGAACCCACAAGCAGCCGAGAAGAAGGTGGCAGAGGCCAACCAGAAGTATTTCTCTAGCATGGCTGAGTTCCTCAAGGTCAAGGGTGAGAAAAGTGGCACCATGTCTACCTGA
- the Tfpt gene encoding TCF3 fusion partner isoform X2, whose product MELEQREGTMAAVGFEEFSAPPGSELALPPLFGGHILESELETEVEFVSGGLGDSGLREREEEEEAARGRRRRQRELNRRKYQALGRRCREIEQVNERVLNRLHQVQRITRRLQQERRFLMRVLDSYGDDYRDSQFTIVLEDDGSQGTDVPTPGNAENEPPEKEGLSPPQRTTATLDPSSPAPGEGPSGRKRRRAPRVGASLTPELAPVQIKVEEDFGFEADEALDSSWVSRGPDKLLPYPTLASPPFD is encoded by the exons ATGGAGTTGGAACAGAGAGAGGG GACCATGGCAGCCGTGGGCTTTGAAGAGTTCTCAGCGCCACCAGGCTcagagctggctctgcctcccctgttTGGTGGCCACATCCTAGAAAGTGAGCTAGAGACAGAAGTGGAATTTGTGTCCGGTGGTCTGGGAGATTCAGGACTTCGGGAgcgagaggaagaggaagaggcagcccGGGGTCGAAGGCGTCGCCAACGGGAACTAAATCGTAGAAAGTACCAGGCACTAGGTCGGCGCTGCCGGGAGATCGAGCAG GTGAATGAGCGAGTCTTGAACAGGCTCCATCAGGTGCAAAGGATAACTCGGAGACTCCAGCAGGAGCGCAG GTTCCTCATGAGGGTGCTGGACTCCTACGGAGATGACTATCGGGACAGCCAGTTCACCATTGTGTTGGAG GATGATGGCAGCCAAGGCACAGATGTCCCTACCCCAGGCAATGCTGAGAATGAACCTCCAGAGAAAGAGGGACTTTCCCCACCCCAAAGGACAACTGCAACTTTAGACCccagcagcccagcccctggcGAGGGGCCCAGTGGGCGGAAGAGACGGCGGGCACCACGGGTGGGGGCTTCATTGACTCCAGAACTGGCCCCAGTGCAG ATTAAGGTTGAGGAAGACTTCGGCTTTGAAGCAGATGAGGCCTTGGATTCAAGTTGGGTTTCCCGAGGGCCAGACAAATtgctaccctaccctaccctagcCAGCCCACCCTTTGACTAA
- the Ndufa3 gene encoding NADH dehydrogenase [ubiquinone] 1 alpha subcomplex subunit 3, with amino-acid sequence MAGRISAFLKNAWAKEPVLVVSFSVWGLAIIMPMISPYTKYASMINKATPYNYPVPVRDNGNMPDVPSHPQEPLGPSLEWLKNL; translated from the exons ATGGCGGGGA GAATCTCTGCCTTCCTCAAGAATGCCTGGGCGAAGGAGCCGGTGCTGGTGGTGTCCTTCTCTGTCTGGGGCCTCG CTATAATTATGCCCATGATTAGCCCCTACACCAAGTATGCTAGCATgatcaacaaggccacaccctacAACTACCCAG TGCCTGTGAGAGATAATGGGAACATGCCTGATGTGCCCAGCCACCCGCAGGAGCCTCTGGGTCCGAGCTTGGAATGGCTGAAGAACCTGTGA
- the Tfpt gene encoding TCF3 fusion partner isoform X1: MELEQREGTMAAVGFEEFSAPPGSELALPPLFGGHILESELETEVEFVSGGLGDSGLREREEEEEAARGRRRRQRELNRRKYQALGRRCREIEQVNERVLNRLHQVQRITRRLQQERRFLMRVLDSYGDDYRDSQFTIVLEDDGSQGTDVPTPGNAENEPPEKEGLSPPQRTTATLDPSSPAPGEGPSGRKRRRAPRVGASLTPELAPVQVGAEGWGQGVIKVEEDFGFEADEALDSSWVSRGPDKLLPYPTLASPPFD; this comes from the exons ATGGAGTTGGAACAGAGAGAGGG GACCATGGCAGCCGTGGGCTTTGAAGAGTTCTCAGCGCCACCAGGCTcagagctggctctgcctcccctgttTGGTGGCCACATCCTAGAAAGTGAGCTAGAGACAGAAGTGGAATTTGTGTCCGGTGGTCTGGGAGATTCAGGACTTCGGGAgcgagaggaagaggaagaggcagcccGGGGTCGAAGGCGTCGCCAACGGGAACTAAATCGTAGAAAGTACCAGGCACTAGGTCGGCGCTGCCGGGAGATCGAGCAG GTGAATGAGCGAGTCTTGAACAGGCTCCATCAGGTGCAAAGGATAACTCGGAGACTCCAGCAGGAGCGCAG GTTCCTCATGAGGGTGCTGGACTCCTACGGAGATGACTATCGGGACAGCCAGTTCACCATTGTGTTGGAG GATGATGGCAGCCAAGGCACAGATGTCCCTACCCCAGGCAATGCTGAGAATGAACCTCCAGAGAAAGAGGGACTTTCCCCACCCCAAAGGACAACTGCAACTTTAGACCccagcagcccagcccctggcGAGGGGCCCAGTGGGCGGAAGAGACGGCGGGCACCACGGGTGGGGGCTTCATTGACTCCAGAACTGGCCCCAGTGCAGGTGGGAGCCGAGGGCTGGGGCCAAGGCGTG ATTAAGGTTGAGGAAGACTTCGGCTTTGAAGCAGATGAGGCCTTGGATTCAAGTTGGGTTTCCCGAGGGCCAGACAAATtgctaccctaccctaccctagcCAGCCCACCCTTTGACTAA